The following DNA comes from Rhodanobacter sp. AS-Z3.
TCGGCTTTGACGTCAGCGGCTTGATTGCGCGGGTGCTTTGGGGGCATCCGGAGGATACGCAAACGCCGCAAAGCCACATGCTGTTGCGCGTGGAGCTTGCCGGTGAGAGCTGGCTGGCCGACGTTGGCTTCGGTGGCCATGTGCTAACCGGTGCGCTGCGGCTACAGCCGGATATTGAGCAAGCCACCGGCCATGAACCGTTTCGGCTGGTCCGAACAGGCACGGAATGGCGCATGCAAGCGCTGGTGCGTGGTGAATGGCGCACCTTGTATCGCTTCGATCTGCGGCCGGTACCGATGATCGATTACGTGGTCGCCAACCACTACGTATCGACGCACCCCGCCTCACGCTTCGTGAGCAACCTGCTGCTCGGTCGCACCACGGCGGATCGGCGCTTGAGCCTGCTCAACTACGACTTCACCGTGCGCCGCATCGGTCACGAGCCGGAGCGGCGTCAGTTGCGTGACGTGGCTGAATTGCGTGAGGTGCTGCAACGTGAATTCCTGCTGCCGCTTCCTGAAGGAGCAGACTTCCAGCGGCGGCTGGAAGGATTGCCGCGAAGCTGATTCAGTCCGGTCGGCCGGCGCGTGGGCGGCCGTCGTCGAAACCTTCCGAATCGGCGATGACGTGGATTTCCACATCGTCGATCGTGGCCACCTGACCGGCGTGGATCTTGCACGTCTTGCGCAGTTCGGTCTTGCCATCCACCGACACCGCGCCGGTGGCGACGATCGCCTTGCCGGCGCCGCCGCTGTCGCAGATGCCGACCAGCTTGAGCAGCATGTTGAGCTCGACGTAGTCGCCTTCCAGTTCAAATTCGATGGTTTGCATGGTGTTCCGTAGATGGAGAGAAGTGGCGGGCGGTCAGGCCGGCGCTTGGGCGGATGGGAACACGCTGTCGGGTAGCGTCAGAAACGCAAACCACGGGCGTTCGTGTTCTTCGCTGAAAGTAGCCGCATCATCGAGCACGCCCATCAAGGTGTCGTAATCCGCTGTGCTGGCCTGACGCAAGTCATCGGCGTGGTCGAACAGCAAGACATAACCCCAGGCCGGCATCCAGCTCAGGTCACGCAGGCAGTCGGCCAGCGAGTCCCAGGTGAAGCCGAACGTGACTGGCAAGGACAGCGATACGGCCAGCCGATGCATCAGGTTGTCCTTGCCGGGGCAGCCAGCCAGGTCGGTGCGGCAGACCCGAAGCTCGTCACGGATAGCCAGCTTTTCCAGCCGGTCCAGGTCGTCGGCATGCACCACGTAGACGCCGCTCTGGGTCGGTCGGGTCAGGTCCAGATCAAAACGTGACTTGCTCATCGCGCCACCTCGAAGCGATGAAAGCTGCGGTAGTGATCGTCGGTGTAATACCAGACGGCGGGCGGTGTCCCGCCGGTAATGATGCGCCGTGCGCCGCGGGTGCGCGCGCCTGGAGTCTCCACCGTGTACTCGTGGTAATAGCCGCGCGGCTGCTTTGGCAGCAGGCCTTCGTAATTGCCGAAGACCACGCCATCCTGGCTGTGCTCGAACGGGCCGCCCTGGTTGATCCGCTGAACCATCTGACGCGCTTGCGCCGGCAGCGATGCGCTGCCTTCTTTTGCGACATCAGGCGTTCGTGGCGCGGCATTGCCGTCCGCGTGGCTGGCGATCGGTGCCGTGGCCTCGGGCTTGCCGGCATGACGGCTCCAGAACGTCACTGCAAAGAGGACGATCACCAGCAGGATCAGTGGTTTGAGTTGGCGCATCAGGGTTCGTTGCAGAGGAATGCGAGGCGATCTTAGCAGGGGCGGGCGGTGAGGCCGACCGGTTGGCTTTCCTGATCGCAAGAAATTGCGCACACTCGGGATTCCCGTGGCATCAGCCCTGGCTGACCACTCGATTCTGGAGTCTGGATGAGCACCACCCTCGATCACGCCGAGGGCCGCCTGCCGCGGCAGATTGGCTACATCATCGGCAACGAAGGATGCGAGCGCTTTTCGTTCTACGGGATGCGCAACATCCTCACCCCGTTCCTGATCACTACGCTGTTGCTGTACCTGCCGGAAGGGCAGCGCATCCTGGCGGCGAAGGATGTTTTCCACACCTTCGTGATTGGCGTGTACTTCTTCCCGTTGCTGGGCGGCTGGCTCAGCGACCGCTTCTTCGGCAAGTACAACACCGTGCTGTGGATGAGCCTGATCTACGTTGCCGGCCATGCCTGCCTGGCGATCTTCGAGAACAACCGGCTGGGCTTCTTCGCCGGCCTGGGTCTGATTGCGTTGGGGGCTGGTGGGATCAAGCCGCTAGTAGCTTCGTTCGTGGGTGATCAATTCGACCAGTCGAACAAGCACCTGGCGAAGATGGTGTTCGACGCGTTCTACTGGATCATCAACTTCGGTTCGTTCTTCGCTTCCTTGCTGATGCCGCTGTTCTTGCGCCACTTCGGTGCGGCCGTGGCGTTCGGCATTCCCGGCGGCTTGATGTTCGTCGCCACCGTGGTGTTCTGGCTGGGCCGCAAGCAATACGTGATGGTGCCGCCGGGGCCGTCGGATGAGCACGCGTTTTCACGGGTGATTCGCAGCGCCTTGGTCTCCCGGCGGCCGGGTCAGGCGCGGCCCGGGCTGTGGCTTGCCGGGGCTGCGGTCGTGCTGGCGATGGCGTCGTTTGCACTGATGCCGTCGCTGGGTTTCGTGATCTGTGCCTGCATTGCGCTGGTGCTGTTGATCGGTGGTGTCGGCGGCGGCGCGTGGCTGCAGATGGATCGCGCGTGCGACCAGCATCCGGATCAGGCGGTGGATGGCGCGCGCAATGTGCTGCGCGTGCTGGTGATCTTCGCGCTGACCACGCCGTTCTTCTCGTTGTTCGACCAGAAAGCCTCGACCTGGGTAGTGCAAGGTGGCGAGATGACGATGCCTTCATGGTTCGTGCCGGCGCAAATGCAGGCCTTGAATCCGTTGCTGGTGATGTTGCTGATTCCGTTCAACAACCTGGTGCTGTATCCGCTGCTGCGCAAGCGTGGCTACGAGCCAACCGCATTGCGCCGGATGACCGCAGGCATCGCCTTCAGCGGTCTGGCGTGGATCGTGGTGGGCGGCTTGCAGGTGGTGATCGACGGCGGTGATCCGTTATCGATCGTGTGGCAGGTGCTGCCGTATGCATTGCTGACTTTTGGCGAGGTGCTGGTCTCGGCGACCGGGCTGGAATTTGCCTACAGCCAGGCGCCGGCCTCGATGAAGGGCGTGGTGATGAGTTTCTGGAACCTCACCACCACGGTTGGCAACTTGTGGGTGCTACTGGCCAATGCGGCAGTACGCAATGAAACGGTGACGGGATCAATCACCCATAGCGGACTCAGCGTCACGGCCTTCCAGATGTTTTTCTTCGCTGCGTTCGCGTTGCTGGCTGCACTGGCCTTTGGTCTGTACGCGCGGCGCTATCAGGAGATGGACTACTACCGATCCGACTGAACGGGTGTGCCGGCTTCCTTCTGGCGCAAGGCTTCGGCAGCGCCGATACACAGCACCAGCCACGCGGCACCCGCGGCGTAGCCAGCCAATACATCGCTGAAATAATGCACCTGCAGCAGGATGCGGCTGATGCCGATAACGCCAATCAGCACGATGGTGGCGGCGATGATGGCGCGATGAAAACGCGGCGTCAGGCGCAGCAGCACATAGGCCAGCATGCCGTAGAACACCATGGCACCGAAGGCGTGGCCGCTGGGGAAACTCCAGCCCGGCTCGATGATGAAGCCATGATCGTGCAGCGGACGAACGCGCTGAAACAAGGCCTTGAGCCCGCCGTTGATCGGCAGAATGCCGAGCAGCGCAATGATCCAGATGCCAGCCAGTTGCCGCTGTCGGCGCCACCACAGAAGCAGTGCAATCACGGCGGAGGCGGGAGCTACCCACAGCAGGTCGCCCAAGTGGGTTAGCACGGCGATCACCTGCAGTACCGACACCGGCAACTGTGCGCGCAGTTGTTCGGCCAGGTCGGTGTCAAAGCCAATCAACTTGCCGCCTTGCTGCGCGCCGACGGCAAAGGCAATTGCGACAAAGGCCAATGCCAGCAGGATCGCCAGTATCAGCCCCATGCGCGGACGCAGCATCAGCGGTGTCTCGCCCCGGTTGCGCGTCCGGCGCTGCCAGCGAACGTTGTGCTGCCAGGCCAGGTCGCCCGCCAGCAGCGCCAGCAACAGCAGCAGCACCCACAAAAATAGAGCGTGCGCTGCGACCCACTCTGCCAAAGCTTCCATCCAGTTTTGCGCCCTTGGGGAGGTGTCTGCGATGGCTCCATGATCGCTGCTGCCCGAGCCGGCGTCGACCCGGGTGGTTCCGCGCATGACTTCCAGCGCTGGCCTTGCGCCGGATTTGCCGCGATAGTTGGCCGATCACCAACGGCGGAGTCTTTCGATGTCCCAGCGACCCCTTTCCCTGCGCGTGGCGCTTTGCTGCGCACTGCTTGTTTCCGCCAGCGCCGCCACGGCGCAGTCATCTGCGGCGAAGTTGCCGCCACCGGTGTCCACCGGTGATCGAGTGCAGCCGATGTTGCCCGCGCAGTTGCAGGACTTCGGCGCGTATGTCGATAGCGCGCGCAAGACCTTCGACGTGCCCGGCATTGCGGTGGCGATCGTCAAGGACGGCAAGGTGGTGATGGAGCAGGGCTTTGGGCTGCGCGAAATCGGCAAGCCGGACAAGGTCGACGCACGTACGCTGTTCGCCATCGCCTCCAATACCAAGGCGTTCACCGCCGCCGCGCTGCAGCAGCTGGCGGACGCGGGCAAGTTGAAGATGGACGACCGGGTGATCGATCATCTGCCGTGGTTCCGCATGTCCGATGCGTACGTGACGCACGAAATGCGCATTCGTGATTTGCTGGCGCATCGCAGCGGCTTGTCGCTGGGCGCAGGCGATTTGCTGTATTGGCCGCCGACGTCGTACTCGACCAAGGAAGTGGTGCAGCGGTTGGCCAACGTGCCGATCAAGAACGGCTTCCGCAGCGGTTATGCCTACGACAACATCCTGTTCGCGGTGGCCACGCTGGTGATCGAACAAGCCTCCGGCCAGAGTTATGCCGACTATTTGCGCGAGCACTTGTTCAAGCCCGTCGGCATGGACGAAACACTGGTCGACATGACCTATCTGAAACCCGGCATGGATGTGGCGATGGGTCATGCCAAGGCTGACTTCAAGGATCTGCAGCCGGTGCCGCCGATGGCCTGGCTGAATGATCCGGGCGCCGGCGGCATTTATGCCAGTGTGCACGACCTGGCCAAGTGGATGAACGTGCAGCTGGCCGGTGGCGTGTTGCCGACCACGGACAATGACGGCAAGCCGCAGCGTCTGTTCTCCGAGAGGGCGCATCAGGACATGTGGAGCATGCTCACCCCGATCAAGGTCGGCAAGCCGTCGATCCCGGAACTGGCACCGCTGACGCCGAACTTTTCCGGCTACGGCGAAAGCTGGTTCCTGTCCGACTACCGTGGCGAAAAACTGGTCTGGCATACCGGTGGCTGGCCGGGCATGGTCTCGCGGGTGACCCTGGTGCCGGGACAAAACCTGGGCGTGGTGGTGCTGACCAATGCCGAGTCCGGCGCTGCGTTCAACGCCGTGACCTACCGCGTGCTGGATGCCTACCTCAACGCAAACCAGAAGACCGACTGGGTCGCTGCCTACGACACGGCCGTGAAGAAGTCGCAGGCCCATGCGGATGACAGCCTGGCCAAGCACGAGGCGGCGCGCGACAAGCACAGCAAGCCGTCGCTGGCACTGGCGAAATATGCCGGCACCTATCGGGACCCGTGGTACGGCGATGTCATTGTCAGCAACGAGAACGGCAAGTTGCGCCTGCGCTTTTCCAAGACCGCGCAGTTAGTTGGCACAATGACGCCGTGGCAGCACGATACCTTCGTGGTGCGTTGGGACGATCGCGCACTGAACGCCGATGCGTTCGTCAATTTCAACCTGGGTGTGGACGGCCATATCACCGAAATGCAGATGCAACCGATCTCGCCGCTGACTGATTTCAGCTTCGACTTCCAGGATCTGCGCATGGTGCCGGTGGGGTCGACGTCGGGTGCTGCCGCAGATTGACCCTTGGCGGCGGCCATGTGCCCCGCCTTCCAGCCACATACTCAGGGGAATCCAGATGCGTGATTTGCGTGTTGTTACTGCGGCATTGCTGAGTGCCGGCTTGTTTGCCAGCGTGGCTGTGGCACGCACCGAGGCGCCGGTAGCGCACAGCCAGTTCCATGTCGAGTTGGGCGGTGCGCTGGATCAGCCCACGTCCGGCCGCTTGTTGCTGTTCGCCACCGACGCCAAGACCGCCATCGCCGAGGCGAAGGATGGCAAGGTCGAGGAAGTGGATGCCAGTCCGTTTCGTGGCACGCAGGACTCGGTGGCGGCGCGGGAAGTGAGTCGACTGGCGCTCGGGCATGGCGTGGATATCGACGTGGATGCACAGGCATTCCCGGCCGGCTGGTCGCAGCTGCCAGCGGGCGATTATCTGGTGCAGGCGGTGCTTGATGTCGATCACAACTACAACTACAGCGGGCGCGGCGCAGGTGATCTGGTCAGCGACGTGGTGCGCATGCATCTGCCCGCCACCACCACGGCAGTCCTGCAATTGAACCGTGTGCTGCCGGCGCATGAGCCGTGGGCGCTGTCGCCTTCCACGCCCAAGCCGCTGCGCGATGCGCTGCCCACAGCGCGACAGCACACCGAGTCAATCGACTTCGTCAGCCCGGCCTTGAGCACGTTCTGGGGCCGCCCGATTCACATGCGCGGCTGGGTGCTGTTGCCGCCCGGTTACGACGCGAAGTCGGCCACCCGTTATCCGGTGGTCTACAACACGCATGGTTTCGGTGGCAGCGTGGATCGTTTCACCGGCAGCATTGTGAGCACGTGGTCGAACATGGTCGGCGGGGAACTGCCGCCGATGATCTGGGTGTTCCTGGATGAATCCAGCGCCACCGGAACGCACGAATTTGCCGACTCGGTAAACAACGGTCCGTGGGGACACGCGCTGACTACCGAGCTGATTCCGCAGCTGGAATCACGCTATCGCATGGACGGCACACCGAACGGGCGTTTCCTCAACGGTCATTCCTCCGGTGGCTGGGCCACGTTGTGGCTGCAGACGCGTTATCCAGAAGTATTTGGCGGTACCTGGTCTACCTCACCGGACCCGAGTGACTTCCACGACTTCACCGGCGTGGATCTGTATGCGCCAAACGCCAATGTCTATCACCGCGCGGATGGTTCCGCCTATCCGCTGGTGCGCGACAACGGCAAGGTACTGGCCAGTTTCGAAACCTTCGCCCGGCTGGAAAAGGTATTGGGTGAATACGGCGGTCAGATGGGCTCGTTCGACTGGGTGTTCTCCCCGCGGGGAGTCGATGGTCGACCGATGCCGATGTTCAATCGTGATACCGGCGCGGTCGATCCGGCGGTGGTCGCCTACTGGCACGATCACTACGACATCGCGCATTTGCTGCAGGCCAACTGGCCCACGCTGAAGCCGAATCTGGATGGCAAGATCCATGTGATCGTGGGCACGGCTGACACGTTCTATCTTGATGGCGCCGCACACAAACTGAAGGCGGTTCTGGACGGGCTCGGCGCGAAGTCGGACATCCGCTTCCTGCCCGGCCGCACGCATTTCGATCTGTACAAGATCGGAGACGATCGCAGTGGTCTGATGAAGCAAATCGCCTGGGAGATGTATGCGCTGGCGCGGCCGGGTTCCAAACTGAAGCCGGTTGCTGCGCCGTAAGCGGAATCCGTCGATCAATTCCGCAAGTTCATTCGAAACAACCGACTAGTGGATGAATGCCGTGCGACGGGCTTGTTCTGTGGTCACGCGTTTACGGCATAGTCGCGCTGCGGGTGCGGTTGTTGCGCGCACTTGGGAGTGTCGTTGCGAATTCACTGTGGAGGGAGTCTGAATGAAATCGTCAAATCTGATGGTCATCGCCTTGGCTTGTCTGCTGGCCGTCCCGGCCGTTTATGCGCAGCAGGCGTCCGCGCCTGCCGGTTCCACCGGCCAGTGCAAGGACGGTAGTTACTCCAGCCAAGCCACCAAGAAAGGCGCGTGCAAGGGCCACAAGGGTGTCAAGGAGTGGTACGCCGCTGCTGGTGCATCAGCAGCGGCCGCGCCCGCTGCTGCGCCCGCCGCTGCTGCAGCACCGGCTGCTCCAGCCGTTGCGGCGGCACCCGCGTCTCCGGCGCCGAAAAGCGCCATGAAGTCGCATGCGATGCCGGCACCTTCGGCCACGGCAGCACCGGGTGGTGGCCCGGGCATGGTCTGGGTCAATTCCGGCAGCAAGGTCTACCACTGCTCCACGGACAAGTGGTACGGCAAGACCAAGCACGGCGAGTACATGAGTGAGGCCGATGCCAAGGCCAAGGGCAATCATGCCGAGCATGGCAAGTCCTGTACGCCGTAACGACGAGTACAAGTGGTTTACGCAGGAGGCCGGCGCAAGCTGGCCTTCTGTTTTTTGACTATTCGGTCGGTTGCCACGGATCGTAGCTGCCGAAGTACCACAGATGGCCTTCCGGATCGTGGCAGCTGTAACCGGCGCCGCCGTACTCCTTCTCGGAGTACTCATCCACGATCACCGCACCGGCCGCTTTTGCCTGCAGGTAATGTGCCTTGCAGTCCGCCACGATCACGCAGGGGCACTGGGTTTCACGCCCACCGATCTCATTAGGCTGGGCAAAGTGCCGGCCGAACTCGTTGTTCTGCACTTCACCGAGCATGACCATGCCGTTGCCGAAGGTCAGTTGCGCATGTTCGACGCCGCCGTCATCGTTTTCATACACGACGTTTCTGGTGAAGCCGAACGCCTTGCACAGCCACTCGATCGCTGCGTGGGCGTCGTGGTAACGCAGGCAGGGAATGATGCTGCTGCCGTGGGTGTTGCTGGCTGGCATGACGAGGATCCCTGACGACAAGACCAGTGCAGGTTAGCGCTGCGGGATCAACTTGTCCCATGGCGCGCTACCGCTGGTGGGCTGGCGCACCTAACCGGTAGGGTCGTCGTCGTCGTCGTCTTCGGTCAGCGGCGGCAAGGTGCGTACCAACATGCTTTGTGGCGTGGTCATCGGCATGTTTGCGCTACGCAGGCGCGCGAGTATCTCGAACAGCAGATCGCTTCTCACTCCGCTGACCACGCGCGGGCTGCTGACGTAGGCAACGCAGTTGAACGTCATGGCGCCGGTGATCACGCTTTCCAGTTGTACGAACGGGGCCGGCGTACCCAGCGTAGCGTCATGCGCTCGCAACACTGCCAACACCAGTTCGCGAACCTTGTCAGCGTCACTGCTCAATGGCATCGGCAGCTTGATCTGCACACGGCCCTGCGCGTTGGCCAGGGTAACGTTGCGCACGTTCTGGGTGA
Coding sequences within:
- a CDS encoding arylamine N-acetyltransferase encodes the protein MRDAIDLDAYLRRVGWSGPVAVDLATLRGLAMAHVATITFANLNPLMGLPVALDVATLQRKLVDEGRGGYCFEQNLLFEAVLREIGFDVSGLIARVLWGHPEDTQTPQSHMLLRVELAGESWLADVGFGGHVLTGALRLQPDIEQATGHEPFRLVRTGTEWRMQALVRGEWRTLYRFDLRPVPMIDYVVANHYVSTHPASRFVSNLLLGRTTADRRLSLLNYDFTVRRIGHEPERRQLRDVAELREVLQREFLLPLPEGADFQRRLEGLPRS
- a CDS encoding RNA-binding S4 domain-containing protein, which produces MQTIEFELEGDYVELNMLLKLVGICDSGGAGKAIVATGAVSVDGKTELRKTCKIHAGQVATIDDVEIHVIADSEGFDDGRPRAGRPD
- a CDS encoding barstar family protein, translating into MSKSRFDLDLTRPTQSGVYVVHADDLDRLEKLAIRDELRVCRTDLAGCPGKDNLMHRLAVSLSLPVTFGFTWDSLADCLRDLSWMPAWGYVLLFDHADDLRQASTADYDTLMGVLDDAATFSEEHERPWFAFLTLPDSVFPSAQAPA
- a CDS encoding ribonuclease domain-containing protein; its protein translation is MRQLKPLILLVIVLFAVTFWSRHAGKPEATAPIASHADGNAAPRTPDVAKEGSASLPAQARQMVQRINQGGPFEHSQDGVVFGNYEGLLPKQPRGYYHEYTVETPGARTRGARRIITGGTPPAVWYYTDDHYRSFHRFEVAR
- a CDS encoding oligopeptide:H+ symporter, translated to MSTTLDHAEGRLPRQIGYIIGNEGCERFSFYGMRNILTPFLITTLLLYLPEGQRILAAKDVFHTFVIGVYFFPLLGGWLSDRFFGKYNTVLWMSLIYVAGHACLAIFENNRLGFFAGLGLIALGAGGIKPLVASFVGDQFDQSNKHLAKMVFDAFYWIINFGSFFASLLMPLFLRHFGAAVAFGIPGGLMFVATVVFWLGRKQYVMVPPGPSDEHAFSRVIRSALVSRRPGQARPGLWLAGAAVVLAMASFALMPSLGFVICACIALVLLIGGVGGGAWLQMDRACDQHPDQAVDGARNVLRVLVIFALTTPFFSLFDQKASTWVVQGGEMTMPSWFVPAQMQALNPLLVMLLIPFNNLVLYPLLRKRGYEPTALRRMTAGIAFSGLAWIVVGGLQVVIDGGDPLSIVWQVLPYALLTFGEVLVSATGLEFAYSQAPASMKGVVMSFWNLTTTVGNLWVLLANAAVRNETVTGSITHSGLSVTAFQMFFFAAFALLAALAFGLYARRYQEMDYYRSD
- a CDS encoding phosphatase PAP2 family protein, which encodes MRGTTRVDAGSGSSDHGAIADTSPRAQNWMEALAEWVAAHALFLWVLLLLLALLAGDLAWQHNVRWQRRTRNRGETPLMLRPRMGLILAILLALAFVAIAFAVGAQQGGKLIGFDTDLAEQLRAQLPVSVLQVIAVLTHLGDLLWVAPASAVIALLLWWRRQRQLAGIWIIALLGILPINGGLKALFQRVRPLHDHGFIIEPGWSFPSGHAFGAMVFYGMLAYVLLRLTPRFHRAIIAATIVLIGVIGISRILLQVHYFSDVLAGYAAGAAWLVLCIGAAEALRQKEAGTPVQSDR
- a CDS encoding serine hydrolase, translating into MSQRPLSLRVALCCALLVSASAATAQSSAAKLPPPVSTGDRVQPMLPAQLQDFGAYVDSARKTFDVPGIAVAIVKDGKVVMEQGFGLREIGKPDKVDARTLFAIASNTKAFTAAALQQLADAGKLKMDDRVIDHLPWFRMSDAYVTHEMRIRDLLAHRSGLSLGAGDLLYWPPTSYSTKEVVQRLANVPIKNGFRSGYAYDNILFAVATLVIEQASGQSYADYLREHLFKPVGMDETLVDMTYLKPGMDVAMGHAKADFKDLQPVPPMAWLNDPGAGGIYASVHDLAKWMNVQLAGGVLPTTDNDGKPQRLFSERAHQDMWSMLTPIKVGKPSIPELAPLTPNFSGYGESWFLSDYRGEKLVWHTGGWPGMVSRVTLVPGQNLGVVVLTNAESGAAFNAVTYRVLDAYLNANQKTDWVAAYDTAVKKSQAHADDSLAKHEAARDKHSKPSLALAKYAGTYRDPWYGDVIVSNENGKLRLRFSKTAQLVGTMTPWQHDTFVVRWDDRALNADAFVNFNLGVDGHITEMQMQPISPLTDFSFDFQDLRMVPVGSTSGAAAD
- a CDS encoding alpha/beta hydrolase-fold protein, giving the protein MRDLRVVTAALLSAGLFASVAVARTEAPVAHSQFHVELGGALDQPTSGRLLLFATDAKTAIAEAKDGKVEEVDASPFRGTQDSVAAREVSRLALGHGVDIDVDAQAFPAGWSQLPAGDYLVQAVLDVDHNYNYSGRGAGDLVSDVVRMHLPATTTAVLQLNRVLPAHEPWALSPSTPKPLRDALPTARQHTESIDFVSPALSTFWGRPIHMRGWVLLPPGYDAKSATRYPVVYNTHGFGGSVDRFTGSIVSTWSNMVGGELPPMIWVFLDESSATGTHEFADSVNNGPWGHALTTELIPQLESRYRMDGTPNGRFLNGHSSGGWATLWLQTRYPEVFGGTWSTSPDPSDFHDFTGVDLYAPNANVYHRADGSAYPLVRDNGKVLASFETFARLEKVLGEYGGQMGSFDWVFSPRGVDGRPMPMFNRDTGAVDPAVVAYWHDHYDIAHLLQANWPTLKPNLDGKIHVIVGTADTFYLDGAAHKLKAVLDGLGAKSDIRFLPGRTHFDLYKIGDDRSGLMKQIAWEMYALARPGSKLKPVAAP
- a CDS encoding DUF3761 domain-containing protein, with the protein product MKSSNLMVIALACLLAVPAVYAQQASAPAGSTGQCKDGSYSSQATKKGACKGHKGVKEWYAAAGASAAAAPAAAPAAAAAPAAPAVAAAPASPAPKSAMKSHAMPAPSATAAPGGGPGMVWVNSGSKVYHCSTDKWYGKTKHGEYMSEADAKAKGNHAEHGKSCTP
- a CDS encoding VOC family protein, which codes for MPASNTHGSSIIPCLRYHDAHAAIEWLCKAFGFTRNVVYENDDGGVEHAQLTFGNGMVMLGEVQNNEFGRHFAQPNEIGGRETQCPCVIVADCKAHYLQAKAAGAVIVDEYSEKEYGGAGYSCHDPEGHLWYFGSYDPWQPTE